The following are from one region of the Cetobacterium somerae genome:
- a CDS encoding polysaccharide lyase 8 family protein yields MKKKIILMMLLSICIVQANEKNTTKDNPNKQIVTNISKVSQSEKEDFKNMRLKWAEFLTGKESLELESPKVKKDTISTLNNMGRKNLENYNYDEARMSIYSDLEDMKSGVQIQTTYERLKNLSKAYVVPGTNFYKDEKIKKEILNSLEWLHKNAYYEGAPEYGNWWQWELGIPKNINEIVAIMYDEIPPENRMKYLKTSQYFQPYAKYSGYSPSAKYSSSPELRVSTGGNRMDTSIISFTRGFLMEDREQVLDGVSAVADVGEYVASGDGFYKDSSFVQHGNIAYNGTYASVLFNGLGSILYLTSGTQYEMKDERLNNIYDSITDGYSYLLINGGVTDAVSGRSISRDGSNELERGRGLVTSIAMISEGAPEPYKSKIRKLVKKALDENTSYKTTEKIYNLKLKEIMKDIEINEKYEKINEPKSKVFWGMDRVVHLGPENIKFVIGMHSSRIGNYETMNGENKKGWYTGDGVTYIYGENSDKSKDFWATVDMYHLPGVTASIKERKDGSGERRHKVKMSPKSFVGGVTTGKVTLAAMDFLSWNNQTSGKKSWFLIDNTMFAMGSNISSSDGEIHTTIDNRIIDGENFKYTLLSDEEIVTKKEIRIGSWENIGGKSEAPIEVEYITTYINHGKNPKNVGYFYSVGLDEISKNDIVILSQNDKAHGIKVKDYTGINFWQDNQYKVDKYKSFSTLSLLALEKDNTLELWVSDPTQLSNVMSILEIDGAYKLVETTDKNLKIRTEKNKTILKVDNIRSGETKYIKLKK; encoded by the coding sequence TTGAAAAAAAAGATAATATTAATGATGCTTTTATCAATATGTATAGTTCAAGCAAATGAAAAGAATACAACTAAAGATAATCCAAATAAACAGATAGTTACAAATATATCAAAAGTGTCTCAAAGTGAAAAAGAAGATTTTAAAAATATGAGATTAAAATGGGCAGAATTTTTAACAGGAAAAGAGAGTTTAGAACTAGAAAGTCCAAAAGTAAAAAAAGATACAATTAGTACTTTAAACAATATGGGCAGAAAAAATTTAGAAAATTATAACTATGATGAAGCAAGAATGTCAATATACTCAGATTTAGAGGATATGAAAAGTGGAGTTCAAATTCAAACAACTTATGAAAGATTAAAAAATTTAAGTAAAGCCTATGTAGTTCCAGGAACAAATTTTTACAAAGATGAAAAAATAAAAAAAGAAATTTTAAATTCTTTAGAGTGGCTTCATAAAAATGCCTATTATGAAGGAGCTCCAGAATATGGGAACTGGTGGCAGTGGGAGTTAGGAATACCTAAAAATATAAATGAAATAGTAGCAATTATGTACGATGAGATTCCACCAGAAAATAGAATGAAGTATTTAAAAACATCACAATATTTTCAGCCGTATGCAAAATATTCAGGGTATAGCCCATCTGCTAAATACTCTTCATCACCAGAATTGAGAGTCTCAACAGGTGGAAATAGAATGGATACATCTATAATATCTTTCACACGTGGATTTTTAATGGAAGATAGAGAGCAAGTTTTAGATGGAGTTTCAGCAGTTGCAGATGTGGGAGAGTATGTTGCTTCAGGGGATGGATTCTACAAAGATTCATCTTTTGTACAACATGGAAATATTGCTTATAACGGAACATATGCCTCAGTATTGTTTAATGGATTAGGTTCAATTTTATATCTTACATCAGGAACTCAATATGAAATGAAAGATGAAAGATTAAATAATATATATGATTCAATAACAGATGGATACTCATATCTTTTAATAAATGGTGGAGTAACAGATGCAGTTAGTGGTAGATCTATTTCAAGGGACGGAAGTAATGAACTTGAAAGAGGTAGAGGTCTTGTAACTTCGATAGCTATGATATCAGAGGGAGCCCCTGAACCATATAAAAGTAAGATAAGAAAGCTTGTAAAAAAAGCTTTAGATGAGAATACCTCTTATAAGACAACTGAAAAAATATATAATTTAAAATTAAAAGAGATAATGAAAGATATAGAAATAAATGAGAAATATGAAAAAATAAATGAGCCTAAAAGTAAGGTTTTCTGGGGGATGGATAGAGTTGTTCATTTAGGTCCTGAAAACATAAAGTTTGTTATAGGTATGCATTCATCTAGAATTGGAAATTATGAAACAATGAATGGAGAGAATAAAAAAGGTTGGTATACAGGAGATGGAGTTACGTACATTTATGGTGAAAACTCAGATAAATCTAAAGATTTTTGGGCAACTGTTGATATGTACCATCTTCCGGGAGTAACAGCTAGTATAAAGGAAAGAAAAGATGGGTCAGGAGAGAGAAGACATAAAGTTAAGATGAGTCCAAAATCTTTTGTGGGAGGAGTAACTACAGGAAAAGTAACTTTAGCTGCAATGGATTTTCTTTCATGGAATAATCAAACTTCTGGTAAAAAATCATGGTTTTTAATAGATAACACGATGTTTGCAATGGGTTCTAATATTAGTAGTTCAGATGGAGAAATACATACAACTATTGACAATAGAATTATAGATGGAGAAAACTTTAAATATACGCTGTTATCAGATGAGGAGATAGTAACAAAAAAAGAGATTAGAATAGGAAGTTGGGAAAATATAGGTGGAAAAAGTGAAGCTCCAATAGAGGTTGAATATATAACAACTTATATAAATCATGGGAAAAATCCAAAAAATGTAGGTTATTTTTATAGTGTAGGTTTAGATGAAATATCTAAAAATGATATTGTTATATTATCTCAAAACGATAAAGCTCATGGTATAAAAGTTAAAGATTATACAGGGATAAACTTTTGGCAAGATAATCAGTATAAAGTTGATAAATATAAGAGTTTTAGTACATTGTCTTTATTAGCTTTAGAAAAAGATAATACATTAGAGCTTTGGGTAAGTGATCCAACTCAACTTTCAAATGTAATGTCTATTTTAGAAATAGATGGTGCTTATAAATTAGTTGAAACTACTGATAAAAATTTAAAGATAAGAACAGAGAAAAATAAAACTATTTTAAAAGTAGATAATATTAGAAGTGGGGAAACAAAATATATAAAATTAAAAAAATAA
- a CDS encoding sulfatase-like hydrolase/transferase: MKKNLVFITTDHQRADTIGMIQNGKEVTPNLNRLTAEGFDFKRAYTTCPLCVPARTALATGRFPTRNNVVINDLKNIPEITKNSKTIHEYLFENGYNVSHFGMQHITLKPSLEDRVKFKRILTDDDYEKICKRENIPLFGVVEDRVKVSERHGDIYEDRQYTGSRVSLFEKSENLFRDRVYIDNALNYLDSEAFEKPIGMFINIWAPHPPFRVLKELMDRFPDPELPENINKICEDEPPKRREGIAAQLAEEKDLEHWKDVWRAYLGLTNYADELIGEIIEKLKEKGQYENTMFVFTADHGDHLGQHKMFQKMEMYEQSINVPLIMKVPEKSEVKVETVVSHLDVLPTILESLNIESDEVFVGENILNNETLKKSRYAYSQYSGNQVAIGDIRRSIVSKEFKYIYDPRDLEELFNLKKDPLEMKNEAGNIEYKEVKKNLKNQLSLFLKEQNDWINII, from the coding sequence GTGAAGAAAAATTTAGTTTTTATAACAACAGATCATCAAAGAGCAGATACTATTGGGATGATACAAAATGGTAAAGAGGTAACTCCAAATTTAAATAGATTAACAGCAGAGGGATTTGATTTTAAAAGAGCTTATACAACGTGTCCATTATGTGTTCCAGCTAGAACTGCCTTAGCAACAGGACGATTTCCTACTAGAAATAATGTAGTGATAAATGATTTGAAGAATATACCAGAAATAACGAAAAATAGTAAAACAATTCATGAATATCTATTTGAAAATGGATATAACGTAAGTCATTTTGGAATGCAACATATAACTTTAAAACCATCTTTAGAAGATAGAGTTAAATTTAAAAGAATTTTAACAGATGATGATTATGAAAAAATATGTAAGAGAGAGAACATCCCACTATTTGGAGTTGTTGAAGATAGAGTTAAAGTTAGTGAAAGACATGGAGATATATATGAAGATAGACAGTACACAGGATCAAGAGTTTCACTTTTTGAAAAATCAGAAAATCTATTTAGAGATAGAGTTTATATTGATAATGCACTCAATTATTTAGATAGTGAAGCTTTTGAAAAACCTATAGGGATGTTTATAAATATCTGGGCTCCTCATCCACCTTTTAGAGTTTTAAAGGAACTTATGGATAGATTTCCAGATCCAGAATTACCTGAAAATATAAATAAAATATGTGAAGATGAACCACCTAAAAGAAGAGAGGGAATAGCAGCACAGCTAGCTGAGGAGAAAGACTTAGAGCATTGGAAAGATGTATGGCGAGCATATTTAGGCTTAACTAATTATGCAGATGAGCTAATTGGGGAGATAATTGAGAAGTTAAAGGAAAAAGGCCAGTATGAAAATACAATGTTTGTATTTACTGCTGACCATGGGGATCATTTAGGGCAACATAAGATGTTTCAGAAAATGGAGATGTACGAGCAAAGTATAAATGTACCTTTAATAATGAAAGTACCAGAGAAAAGTGAAGTAAAAGTGGAAACGGTAGTTAGTCACTTAGATGTACTTCCAACTATATTAGAAAGTTTAAATATAGAAAGTGATGAGGTATTTGTTGGAGAAAATATTTTAAATAATGAAACTCTAAAAAAATCTAGATATGCTTATAGTCAATATTCAGGAAATCAAGTAGCTATTGGTGATATAAGAAGGTCGATAGTGAGTAAAGAGTTTAAATACATATATGATCCTAGAGATTTAGAAGAGTTATTTAATTTGAAAAAAGATCCTTTAGAGATGAAAAATGAAGCTGGCAACATAGAGTATAAAGAGGTAAAGAAAAATTTAAAAAATCAATTGTCTCTATTTTTAAAAGAGCAAAATGATTGGATAAATATTATATAA